A genomic segment from Nitrospiria bacterium encodes:
- a CDS encoding thioredoxin domain-containing protein, which translates to MTNEETHIISITDASFEGEVLKSPIPVLVLFGSESSGNAYMTLRQIKEVAREYEGRVKVGIVEAADNILTTRQFRIRQIPTLLFIKNGLVVDSVAGTVRKRELRNGILGLLNE; encoded by the coding sequence ATGACAAACGAAGAAACTCATATCATCTCGATTACGGACGCTTCCTTTGAGGGAGAGGTTTTGAAAAGCCCGATACCGGTCCTCGTGCTGTTCGGTTCGGAATCCAGTGGAAATGCTTATATGACCCTCCGGCAGATCAAGGAAGTGGCTCGCGAGTACGAAGGGAGGGTCAAGGTCGGAATTGTCGAAGCCGCGGACAATATCCTGACCACAAGACAATTTCGTATTCGTCAGATTCCCACGCTGCTTTTTATTAAAAATGGGCTTGTCGTGGATTCGGTCGCCGGAACCGTTCGCAAACGGGAGCTCCGGAACGGTATCCTGGGTTTATTGAACGAATAG
- a CDS encoding VOC family protein: MPHRIGQCAIPVKDLDRAIRFYSAVFGFSIKKMQFQNGKAIGLLSFGEGEFIGCLYRTDLHPPATEGPRIDLDVHGRMDKAIEAVGPNGGRVVKLRHSYGPGGVRVIIDDSEGNRIALHST; encoded by the coding sequence ATGCCCCATCGGATTGGTCAGTGCGCGATTCCGGTGAAAGATCTGGATCGGGCCATACGGTTTTATTCCGCGGTGTTCGGATTTTCGATCAAGAAGATGCAATTTCAAAATGGCAAGGCCATCGGCCTGCTGTCGTTCGGGGAAGGCGAATTCATCGGGTGCCTCTATCGGACCGATCTGCACCCTCCCGCGACCGAAGGACCGCGGATTGATCTTGATGTTCATGGACGGATGGACAAGGCCATCGAGGCCGTCGGTCCAAACGGGGGCCGGGTGGTCAAGCTGCGACATTCGTACGGCCCCGGCGGGGTCCGGGTGATTATCGACGACAGTGAAGGCAACCGGATCGCACTCCATTCCACGTGA